The following proteins come from a genomic window of Candidatus Hydrogenedens sp.:
- the larE gene encoding ATP-dependent sacrificial sulfur transferase LarE, which yields MDFSLEEALEKEKKLIEYLRRFSSLAIAYSGGVDSTYLSAIGNEVLNNRCVLLIADTPSLPRDEFTSALDMALSHGWNIDVIKTSEFNDERYRQNDPLRCYYCKSNLFQTMKKYTQENGIEAIACGETADDLNDLTRSGRKAMQEYEILTPLSDVGMFKSEIRMLSKQRQLPTADKPSFACLSSRVPTGLPITIEELQRIESAEKVLKELGISQYRVRSHQNLARIEVEPNDIARLVSEPIRSQIVQKLHNLGYRFVTVDLAGYRTGSTAG from the coding sequence ATGGATTTCAGTTTAGAAGAAGCCTTAGAAAAAGAAAAAAAACTAATTGAATATTTGCGACGCTTCTCATCATTAGCCATCGCATATTCTGGTGGTGTTGATTCCACATATCTTTCCGCTATTGGCAATGAGGTCTTAAATAATCGCTGCGTTCTCCTCATCGCAGACACTCCAAGTTTGCCACGCGATGAATTCACCAGTGCCTTAGATATGGCTCTTTCTCATGGCTGGAACATCGACGTAATTAAAACCAGCGAGTTTAATGACGAGCGCTACCGACAAAATGACCCTCTCCGCTGTTACTACTGTAAAAGTAATCTCTTTCAAACAATGAAAAAATACACACAAGAAAACGGAATTGAGGCTATTGCCTGTGGTGAGACCGCAGACGATCTAAACGACTTAACACGAAGCGGTAGAAAAGCCATGCAAGAATACGAAATCCTAACACCTCTATCCGATGTGGGTATGTTCAAATCAGAAATCCGAATGCTCAGCAAACAAAGGCAACTACCCACTGCAGATAAGCCCAGCTTTGCCTGCCTATCTTCACGTGTTCCAACAGGGTTACCCATCACCATTGAAGAACTGCAACGAATTGAATCTGCAGAAAAGGTACTTAAAGAGTTGGGCATCAGTCAATATCGTGTTCGTAGCCATCAGAACCTTGCACGAATTGAAGTGGAACCAAATGATATAGCGCGTCTGGTATCAGAGCCTATCCGCTCACAAATAGTTCAAAAACTACACAATTTAGGGTATCGATTTGTAACCGTTGATTTAGCTGGCTACCGAACAGGGAGCACCGCAGGATAA
- a CDS encoding Gfo/Idh/MocA family oxidoreductase, with amino-acid sequence MKNSQIKHNNFTPTRRDFIKASAVTGASFFIAHHAFSEPAPLKVGIIGCGRRGIGAGLDCVRSSPNIKITAIGDLFPDAIQKCKEKLSQLGDAFQVEDKNCFTGWDNYKGVLETDIDIAILSAPPAFRPQHFQYAIEMNKHVFMEKPVAVDPPGIRSILATGEKATEKKLNVVAGTQRRHQKPYLSLIKRIHEGAIGDIVSASCYWIGDYDYYTPVPRDPSWSDMEYQLRNWNYYTWISGDHIVEQHVHNIDVINWVLNAHPIRAIGMGGRQQRTGPEFGHIYDHFFVEFEYPGGIRVTSACRQNKDTFKRVGEYVVGTRGKAEPGKYIFTDKEYPYSGENNNPYEQEHADLISAIRNGTYINETKAIAESTLTAIMGRMSAYSGQEVTWDWVLNESKLNLFPEKLDFGPMPVPPVAIPGETELI; translated from the coding sequence ATGAAAAATTCACAAATAAAACATAATAATTTTACACCTACCCGTAGAGACTTTATCAAAGCAAGTGCAGTGACAGGCGCATCTTTTTTTATTGCCCATCACGCCTTTTCAGAGCCAGCCCCACTAAAAGTAGGTATCATTGGTTGCGGTAGACGTGGAATCGGAGCAGGATTGGACTGCGTCCGTTCCTCTCCAAATATTAAAATAACTGCCATCGGCGACCTTTTTCCAGATGCTATCCAGAAATGTAAAGAAAAATTATCACAATTAGGCGATGCTTTTCAGGTAGAAGATAAAAATTGTTTTACCGGTTGGGATAATTATAAAGGTGTTCTGGAAACAGATATAGATATTGCCATTCTCTCTGCTCCACCAGCATTTCGTCCACAACATTTCCAATATGCCATTGAAATGAATAAACATGTCTTCATGGAAAAACCCGTTGCAGTAGACCCTCCCGGTATCCGTTCCATTTTAGCAACAGGCGAAAAAGCAACTGAGAAAAAACTAAATGTCGTCGCAGGCACACAACGCCGGCATCAGAAGCCATATCTATCTTTAATTAAGCGTATACATGAAGGAGCCATCGGCGATATCGTTTCTGCTTCTTGCTATTGGATTGGCGACTATGATTACTATACACCTGTTCCTCGTGACCCTTCCTGGTCAGATATGGAATATCAACTCCGCAACTGGAATTACTATACATGGATTTCAGGAGACCATATTGTCGAGCAACATGTGCATAATATTGATGTGATTAATTGGGTATTAAATGCTCATCCTATCCGTGCTATCGGTATGGGTGGAAGACAACAACGAACGGGGCCCGAATTCGGGCATATTTATGACCACTTCTTCGTAGAATTTGAATACCCCGGTGGCATACGCGTAACCAGTGCTTGCAGACAGAACAAAGATACATTCAAACGCGTTGGCGAATATGTGGTTGGCACACGCGGAAAAGCAGAACCCGGTAAATATATCTTTACGGATAAAGAATATCCCTACTCCGGCGAAAATAACAACCCTTACGAACAAGAACATGCTGATCTCATTTCCGCTATACGCAATGGAACCTATATCAACGAGACAAAAGCCATCGCTGAAAGCACCTTAACCGCTATTATGGGACGCATGTCTGCATATTCTGGGCAGGAAGTTACATGGGACTGGGTTTTGAACGAGTCAAAACTGAACTTGTTTCCTGAAAAATTAGACTTTGGACCGATGCCCGTTCCACCTGTTGCCATCCCTGGCGAAACGGAATTAATATAG
- a CDS encoding AAA family ATPase has protein sequence MIRRLEILHYKAFKYIDIQLEPFQIIVGPNASGKSTFFDTICLIHDILREGPQNAIQKRVSHFKELLWRKEGEQFEIALQIKIPEEIQKQLKDDEYNTVRYEMSLHSDTINGISIQDENLWLIKKGSENIHRNGKKERDEDLFPQELKAPDHIVVSRRKKTPPGWRKVISKNAPGSGYFKSETTEWNIIYKIGPYKASLAGTPEDEERFPVSLWLKNVLMEGIQFLQLNSNNMRVSCRPDVPISFQTDGSNLPKVIQNLKEKNPKAFTLWLEHIQSALPEVQDIQIRERMEDRFLYLSIIHKNGLELPSWVISDGTLRILAQTIIPYLSEKDKIYMIEEPENGLHPLAIECIYQSLSSVYKSQVFLATHSPAILNLAELKEILCFSKTESGCIDVIKGINHPKLKDWREKVDIASLHAAGVLQ, from the coding sequence ATGATTAGACGTTTAGAAATTTTACATTACAAGGCATTTAAGTATATTGATATACAACTCGAACCCTTTCAGATAATTGTTGGTCCTAATGCAAGTGGAAAAAGCACTTTTTTTGATACGATTTGTTTAATCCATGATATTCTTCGAGAGGGACCTCAGAATGCAATTCAAAAAAGAGTGTCTCACTTTAAAGAGTTATTATGGAGAAAAGAGGGGGAACAATTTGAAATTGCTTTGCAAATAAAAATCCCTGAAGAGATTCAAAAACAATTGAAAGACGATGAATATAATACAGTTCGTTATGAAATGTCTTTACATTCCGATACCATTAATGGGATCAGCATTCAAGACGAAAATCTATGGTTAATAAAGAAAGGGAGTGAAAATATTCATAGAAATGGGAAAAAAGAAAGAGATGAAGACCTTTTTCCTCAAGAATTAAAGGCTCCTGACCACATTGTTGTTTCGAGACGGAAAAAAACGCCACCGGGCTGGAGAAAAGTAATTTCAAAAAATGCACCAGGAAGTGGATATTTTAAATCGGAAACTACAGAATGGAATATAATTTATAAGATTGGTCCATATAAAGCATCGCTTGCAGGGACACCAGAGGATGAAGAACGATTTCCTGTATCTCTCTGGTTAAAGAACGTACTTATGGAAGGGATTCAATTTCTGCAATTGAATAGTAATAATATGCGTGTTTCATGTAGACCCGATGTTCCTATTTCTTTCCAGACGGATGGATCCAATCTACCGAAAGTGATACAAAACTTAAAGGAAAAAAATCCGAAAGCCTTTACATTATGGCTTGAACATATACAATCTGCTTTACCCGAAGTTCAAGATATTCAAATAAGGGAAAGAATGGAAGATAGGTTTTTATATCTTAGTATTATTCATAAAAATGGCTTGGAATTGCCTTCTTGGGTTATTTCGGACGGAACATTACGCATTTTAGCACAAACAATTATTCCTTATTTGTCAGAAAAAGACAAAATATATATGATTGAGGAGCCGGAGAATGGATTACATCCGCTCGCTATAGAATGTATTTATCAGTCTCTTTCTTCGGTATATAAAAGTCAGGTGTTTCTGGCAACGCATTCTCCTGCAATATTAAATCTTGCTGAACTAAAAGAAATTCTATGTTTTTCAAAGACAGAATCGGGGTGCATAGATGTGATAAAAGGAATAAATCATCCAAAACTTAAAGATTGGCGTGAAAAAGTAGATATTGCTTCACTCCATGCAGCAGGGGTATTGCAATGA
- a CDS encoding ABC transporter ATP-binding protein, protein MELLPIHTEPVTNSLLPEHKGSSSGWKVYLRLLRYALVYKSRLLLAIALSLVIAFSFGTMIVSLGTAVKLTLYQPKESQNESFFHPEEDPAIKYAKDIQKWDTNIHKWFNTSPAEWDKTFLQLVDKMRARKLFALSIAIVIVIVLTFISGCARFFQEYSAGSVGAFVSVDLSKKMYQNIMTQSLGFFESHSSGDVVARFSNDIFMVNRGLSNAFIKVLREPFKALTFLIVAISVDPWLTLVGICVLPPLGYALIQLGLYVRKSVRRSLMKVADLASIINETTRGILIIKGFQMENFLKQRYDIEASRLRKFLRKMVKADSATEPITEFILVVGFSGFILFSGYRVINYRLDMGDLLQVYLALAMILDPVRKLSTVNNMIQTSVASAERVFEYLDLQPDIQDDPQAVPLKPLSKEIRFENVSFSYDGKKFVLDNLNFSIQRGEKVALVGPSGSGKTTIVKLIPRFYDVKQGAIYFDDIDIRKATLESLRRQIAIVTQETILFSGSVRDNLTGGNTNITDEQIEQALIMAHAQEFVSQMPNGLDSNLGEFGQLLSGGQRQRLALARAILKNPELLLLDEATSNLDSESEKYIQEALTTFLKGRTSIIIAHRLSTIMNADRILVLDHGKIVEQGSHEQLLKQQGIYYQLYQHQFRSTYDTTTE, encoded by the coding sequence ATGGAACTTTTACCAATACATACAGAACCTGTAACAAACTCTCTTCTACCGGAACATAAAGGTTCAAGTTCCGGATGGAAGGTATATCTTCGCCTCCTCCGATATGCATTGGTGTATAAATCTCGGCTCCTTTTAGCCATTGCTCTCTCTCTGGTTATTGCTTTTTCGTTTGGAACAATGATAGTAAGTTTAGGCACCGCTGTAAAACTAACGTTATATCAGCCAAAAGAATCTCAAAATGAGAGTTTCTTTCATCCCGAAGAAGACCCTGCTATAAAGTATGCGAAGGATATTCAAAAATGGGACACGAATATTCATAAATGGTTCAATACCTCACCAGCAGAATGGGATAAAACCTTCCTCCAACTCGTAGATAAAATGAGGGCTCGCAAATTATTTGCTCTATCTATTGCGATTGTTATCGTGATTGTGCTCACATTTATTAGTGGTTGTGCTCGTTTCTTTCAGGAATATTCTGCAGGTTCCGTAGGTGCTTTCGTTTCCGTTGATTTATCCAAAAAGATGTACCAGAATATAATGACTCAATCATTAGGTTTCTTTGAATCCCATTCATCAGGGGACGTAGTAGCCCGTTTCAGCAATGACATATTCATGGTCAATCGTGGCTTGTCCAATGCCTTTATCAAAGTACTCCGAGAACCTTTCAAAGCATTGACATTTCTTATCGTAGCCATCAGTGTAGACCCATGGTTAACCCTCGTCGGGATATGTGTTTTACCTCCATTAGGTTATGCCTTAATTCAGTTAGGGTTATATGTCCGTAAAAGTGTTCGGCGTTCCTTGATGAAGGTCGCAGACCTCGCCTCAATTATTAATGAGACAACACGAGGGATTCTTATCATTAAAGGCTTCCAAATGGAAAATTTTTTGAAACAACGATATGATATTGAGGCATCGCGACTACGCAAATTTTTAAGGAAAATGGTCAAAGCAGATTCTGCTACGGAACCCATTACAGAATTTATCCTCGTGGTCGGTTTCTCTGGTTTCATTCTATTTAGTGGATATCGTGTCATTAACTATCGGTTAGATATGGGCGATTTATTGCAGGTATATCTTGCCCTCGCTATGATTCTTGACCCTGTCCGCAAATTATCTACAGTAAACAACATGATACAAACCAGTGTTGCCAGTGCAGAACGCGTTTTTGAATATTTAGACCTTCAACCAGATATTCAGGATGACCCACAAGCAGTTCCGTTAAAACCTTTATCCAAAGAAATACGATTCGAAAATGTTTCTTTTTCCTATGACGGTAAAAAGTTTGTCCTGGACAACTTAAACTTCTCAATCCAACGTGGAGAAAAGGTTGCGTTAGTCGGTCCCAGTGGCTCAGGCAAAACTACTATTGTAAAACTTATCCCTCGGTTTTATGATGTTAAACAAGGTGCCATTTACTTTGACGACATAGACATTCGCAAAGCCACATTGGAAAGTCTAAGACGGCAAATAGCGATTGTTACACAAGAGACAATCCTTTTTTCAGGCTCGGTTCGCGATAACCTTACTGGGGGAAATACCAACATTACAGATGAACAAATCGAGCAAGCTCTCATCATGGCACACGCACAGGAATTCGTCTCTCAAATGCCCAATGGATTAGACAGCAATTTAGGTGAGTTTGGACAATTACTTTCTGGCGGACAGAGACAACGGCTCGCCTTGGCACGTGCCATTCTAAAAAATCCAGAGTTGCTACTTCTTGATGAAGCAACATCTAACTTAGATTCCGAAAGCGAAAAATATATACAAGAAGCCCTAACTACCTTCTTAAAAGGGCGAACAAGTATTATCATCGCTCATCGGCTCTCGACCATCATGAACGCAGACCGAATTTTAGTTTTAGACCATGGAAAAATTGTGGAACAGGGTTCACACGAACAACTATTAAAACAACAAGGAATTTATTATCAACTTTATCAACATCAATTTCGTAGCACTTATGACACAACAACAGAATAA
- a CDS encoding nitronate monooxygenase has product MFTFETRITKMLGIKYPILMGGLQWLAKAEMVSAVSNAGGLGFITAVSFPTGEELRAEIKRTRDMTDKPFGVNISMLPVIMPNDMTEAYVDVVCEEGIPVVETAGRNPEPYLPKLKSAGVKVIHKVPAVRFAQKAERVGVDAVTIVGFECGGHPGMDDVPTLIALPKTAESVSIPVVAAGGFCDGKGLISALCLGADAILMGTRFMASKESPMHENFKRWLVQAQETDTIVVERSIRNPARIIKNEAALTVATMEKAGATLEELLPVISGKVGKEAYLSGDVNRGCIACGQVVGRIYEIKSIAEIINDIMTQAEHILEKLNKIAIRSN; this is encoded by the coding sequence ATGTTCACATTCGAAACACGAATCACAAAAATGTTAGGCATTAAATACCCTATCCTGATGGGAGGCTTACAGTGGTTAGCCAAAGCGGAAATGGTATCCGCCGTTTCCAACGCAGGCGGATTAGGTTTTATCACTGCAGTTTCTTTCCCTACAGGTGAAGAACTACGAGCCGAAATAAAAAGAACACGAGACATGACCGATAAACCGTTCGGGGTCAATATTTCCATGCTTCCAGTAATTATGCCAAACGATATGACCGAAGCTTATGTCGATGTTGTTTGTGAAGAGGGAATTCCTGTTGTCGAAACCGCTGGAAGAAACCCAGAACCGTATCTGCCAAAACTAAAATCCGCAGGAGTGAAAGTTATTCACAAAGTTCCAGCAGTACGTTTTGCCCAGAAAGCAGAGCGGGTTGGCGTTGATGCTGTCACTATTGTTGGTTTCGAATGTGGCGGACATCCAGGAATGGACGATGTGCCAACATTAATAGCATTACCGAAAACCGCCGAGTCTGTCTCAATTCCTGTTGTTGCAGCAGGCGGATTTTGCGATGGCAAAGGACTTATCTCCGCTTTATGTTTAGGTGCGGATGCTATCCTTATGGGAACACGATTCATGGCTTCAAAAGAATCTCCTATGCATGAGAATTTCAAACGGTGGCTTGTTCAAGCACAAGAGACCGATACTATAGTGGTTGAACGTTCTATTCGGAATCCAGCTCGAATCATAAAAAATGAAGCAGCATTAACTGTTGCAACTATGGAAAAAGCAGGGGCAACTCTTGAAGAACTCCTCCCCGTTATCTCTGGTAAAGTAGGAAAAGAAGCCTATCTCAGCGGAGACGTAAATCGTGGATGTATTGCTTGTGGTCAGGTTGTTGGTCGAATATATGAAATTAAAAGTATAGCAGAAATTATTAACGATATAATGACACAAGCAGAACACATCCTTGAAAAACTGAATAAAATAGCCATTAGGAGTAACTAA
- the dnaX gene encoding DNA polymerase III subunit gamma/tau, with product MPKPNDIYHVLARKWRPQQFDEVVGQEHITRTLKNAVSSGRIHHALLFIGSRGIGKTTTARILAKALNCQSSDKPIPEPCDKCDNCIEIGRGTHLDVQEIDGASNNSVDNIREIREAVRLAPAHARYKVYIIDEVHQLSSAAFNALLKTLEEPPSHAIFILATTEAHKIPATIISRCQRYDFRRVAVPDIVNLLEHITKAEKRKATKEALYAIARSADGGVRDAESILDQLMTYCEGEITYKDVQDILGLIEAEKIDQLVQSLLEKDILKILNIIDEISNSGKDLAQFVEEFIRHIRNLLILKTTQDPNQLFLPEEDIQRLKEQSERFSIIQLIRFVEQLANLNQTFTSQLSHRTALEAFFVKNCKVGSDLSIESILEKLIQIEDSLKYPYTPRSVQEKPTQDYKITKASEKKTLDKPVITESIPKTADSEKLNPPPKIPKTKAETNIDHQTQAETKAEKVSATEEITPKVLFEIAKESSDLRFGLGKIHITYHKATKTTTIYVDPSDTSAISILNKESTQQMIMKIMNNLRYSTNEIQVVQQSSKITTQKTSSQRKTHFKDLVSPELAHELRKKPQINDLLEHFQGRIVKVTEEKTETEQDTTTFVKKHIEDETFEEEPD from the coding sequence ATGCCGAAACCGAATGATATATATCATGTTCTTGCTCGAAAATGGAGACCTCAACAATTTGATGAGGTCGTTGGACAGGAACATATTACCCGAACACTAAAAAATGCTGTTTCTTCTGGGCGGATACATCATGCATTATTATTTATTGGTTCGCGTGGAATTGGTAAAACGACAACTGCTCGTATCCTTGCAAAAGCTTTAAATTGTCAGAGTTCGGATAAACCTATTCCAGAGCCATGCGATAAGTGTGACAATTGTATAGAAATAGGAAGAGGTACCCATCTGGATGTACAGGAAATTGACGGGGCTTCTAATAATAGTGTAGATAATATTCGTGAAATTCGCGAGGCGGTTCGGTTAGCACCTGCTCATGCACGATACAAAGTATATATTATCGATGAAGTTCATCAACTCTCGTCTGCAGCGTTTAATGCCTTACTAAAAACATTGGAAGAGCCTCCCTCTCATGCTATCTTTATTCTCGCAACTACTGAAGCACATAAGATTCCCGCTACAATTATTTCCCGCTGTCAGCGATATGATTTTCGAAGGGTGGCTGTGCCAGATATTGTAAACCTACTGGAACATATCACCAAAGCAGAAAAACGAAAAGCAACAAAAGAAGCCCTCTATGCCATTGCACGTTCTGCGGATGGCGGAGTTCGTGACGCGGAGAGTATTTTAGACCAACTCATGACGTATTGTGAAGGAGAGATTACCTACAAAGATGTTCAAGATATTTTAGGTTTGATTGAAGCAGAAAAAATTGACCAGTTAGTACAGAGTCTTCTTGAAAAGGATATATTAAAGATTTTAAATATTATTGATGAAATTTCAAATTCAGGAAAAGATTTGGCTCAGTTCGTCGAAGAATTTATCCGACATATACGGAATTTATTAATATTAAAAACGACACAAGACCCTAATCAACTTTTCCTACCCGAAGAGGACATCCAACGTTTAAAGGAACAATCAGAACGATTCTCCATTATCCAATTAATCCGTTTTGTAGAACAATTAGCAAACCTAAATCAGACATTTACTTCTCAATTATCACATCGAACCGCCTTAGAGGCTTTCTTCGTTAAAAATTGCAAAGTAGGTAGCGACCTGTCTATTGAGAGTATTCTCGAAAAACTTATACAGATTGAGGATTCATTAAAATATCCATACACACCCCGCTCTGTCCAGGAAAAACCGACACAGGACTACAAAATTACAAAGGCGTCGGAAAAAAAAACGTTAGATAAACCAGTAATTACGGAATCTATACCGAAAACTGCGGATTCAGAAAAATTAAACCCTCCCCCAAAAATTCCAAAAACGAAAGCAGAAACAAACATAGACCATCAAACCCAAGCAGAAACGAAAGCGGAAAAAGTATCTGCTACAGAAGAAATCACTCCAAAGGTCCTTTTTGAAATAGCAAAAGAAAGTTCAGACCTCCGATTTGGATTAGGTAAAATACATATAACTTATCATAAAGCCACAAAAACAACTACCATATATGTAGACCCATCAGATACATCCGCCATCTCCATTCTTAATAAAGAATCAACACAACAAATGATAATGAAAATAATGAATAACCTGCGATATTCTACAAACGAAATACAGGTGGTTCAACAATCATCAAAAATAACTACCCAAAAAACCTCATCTCAACGGAAAACACATTTCAAAGATTTAGTATCCCCTGAACTTGCACATGAACTCAGAAAGAAACCGCAGATTAACGATTTGTTAGAGCATTTCCAAGGCAGAATCGTAAAGGTTACCGAAGAAAAAACAGAAACAGAACAAGATACAACTACATTTGTTAAAAAACATATAGAAGATGAAACATTTGAAGAAGAACCAGATTAA
- the mtaB gene encoding tRNA (N(6)-L-threonylcarbamoyladenosine(37)-C(2))-methylthiotransferase MtaB, with product MRYVYIHTLGCRLNQAESDAMLQRLYELGYEIADKSSPADLCIIHTCAVTHEAEAKCRKVIRHTIQRNPNAEIVVIGCYVEKDIEVLKKIEGIDLIVDNKRKLDWFSHIKGTKRDTPEILTGSDWKLTSLECFTNTKPISIPSFHRANIKIQEGCNSFCSYCIIPYLRGPSRSRPADAILREIAWRIEAGTKEIVLTGINIGNYKDDGKNLISLLDMISNEFGNNLRVRLSSIELNSLNIDILTRMKNPNYPLVPYLHIPLQSGSNTILKRMNRPYSRENYRDYVLLAIETVPDIGISADVLTGFPGETLSLFNETLTFLEELPIYFLHIFPYSPREGTPAWSFPDNIAPNEIEHRVHQLIDLSQKKRKIFYEKAIGTVREVLFEEKEGGYWQGYTDNYIRVMADFHESLENKLCKVKLEHIDHNGMEGSITSIIK from the coding sequence ATGCGATATGTATATATACATACTTTGGGATGTAGATTAAATCAAGCAGAGTCGGATGCTATGTTGCAAAGACTCTACGAATTAGGCTATGAAATTGCCGATAAATCTTCACCTGCAGATTTATGTATCATTCATACATGTGCGGTAACCCATGAAGCAGAGGCAAAGTGTCGTAAAGTCATCCGACATACAATACAACGCAACCCTAACGCTGAAATTGTTGTAATTGGCTGTTATGTGGAGAAAGACATAGAGGTTTTAAAAAAGATTGAGGGCATTGACCTAATCGTTGATAATAAGCGGAAATTAGATTGGTTTTCTCACATAAAAGGGACAAAACGCGATACACCCGAAATATTAACAGGCTCCGATTGGAAACTCACCTCGTTAGAGTGCTTCACAAATACTAAACCTATTTCTATCCCTTCATTCCACCGTGCAAACATTAAAATACAGGAAGGTTGCAATTCCTTCTGTTCCTATTGCATTATCCCCTACCTGCGTGGTCCATCAAGGTCAAGACCTGCGGATGCTATTTTACGGGAGATTGCCTGGCGTATTGAAGCGGGAACAAAAGAAATCGTTCTAACAGGAATTAATATCGGTAATTATAAAGATGATGGGAAAAATTTGATTTCATTATTAGATATGATTTCCAACGAATTCGGGAATAATTTAAGGGTCCGTTTGAGTTCTATTGAATTAAACTCTCTTAACATCGATATACTAACTCGTATGAAAAACCCAAATTATCCGCTGGTTCCTTATCTACACATCCCATTACAGTCGGGTTCAAACACGATACTAAAACGCATGAACAGACCCTATTCGAGAGAAAACTATCGCGATTATGTTCTCCTTGCCATTGAAACAGTCCCCGACATTGGTATTAGTGCTGATGTATTAACAGGTTTCCCAGGAGAGACCCTTTCACTTTTCAATGAAACACTTACCTTTCTCGAAGAACTGCCTATCTATTTCCTTCATATATTCCCATATTCACCACGGGAAGGAACACCCGCATGGTCATTTCCAGATAACATAGCACCAAACGAGATTGAGCATCGCGTTCACCAACTGATTGATTTAAGTCAAAAGAAAAGAAAAATATTCTATGAAAAGGCAATCGGAACCGTTCGCGAGGTCTTATTTGAAGAAAAAGAGGGTGGCTATTGGCAAGGATATACCGATAACTATATCCGTGTCATGGCAGATTTTCATGAATCTTTAGAAAACAAACTCTGCAAAGTAAAATTAGAGCATATTGATCATAACGGGATGGAAGGCTCTATAACGAGTATAATTAAATAA